One genomic segment of Pagrus major chromosome 13, Pma_NU_1.0 includes these proteins:
- the ube2b gene encoding ubiquitin-conjugating enzyme E2 B produces MSTPARRRLMRDFKRLQEDPPTGVSGAPSENNIMLWNAVIFGPVGTPFEDGTFKLLIEFSEEYPNKPPTVRFVSRMFHPNVYADGSICLDILQNRWSPTYDVSSILTSIQSLLDEPNPNSPANSQAAQLYQENKREYEKRVTAIVEQSWVDV; encoded by the exons ACTTCAAGAAGATCCTCCCACCGGTGTGAGTGGAGCACCGTCAGAGAACAACATCATGCTTTGGAACGCTGTTATTTTTGG GCCTGTGGGAACACCGTTTGAAGATG GAACATTTAAGCTTCTGATAGAGTTTTCAGAGGAGTACCCAAACAAGCCTCCCACAGTTCGGTTTGTGTCCAGAATGTTTCACCCTAATG TTTACGCAGATGGCAGTATATGTTTAGACATCCTACAGAACCGCTGGAGCCCCACATACGATGTGTCGTCCATACTCACCTCCATCCAG TCGTTGCTGGACGAGCCAAACCCCAACAGCCCGGCCAACAGTCAGGCGGCACAGCTCTATCAGGAAAACAAGAGGGAGTACGAGAAGAGGGTGACGGCCATCGTGGAGCAGAGCTGGGTGGACGTCtga
- the cdkn2aipnl gene encoding CDKN2AIP N-terminal-like protein: MSTLDVDDFIHQNRALADQVETYRGYWESEKHWEPRREFILRNINDFPLPQLDRLLALSMVWANNVFLGCRYSTELLGRVKEMAEGIEVVDAPVFKTRDEIMKKQQGR; this comes from the exons ATGTCTACCCTGGACGTGGACGATTTTATCCACCAAAACCGAGCCCTGGCCGACCAGGTGGAGACGTACCGAGGCTACTGGGAGAGCGAGAAGCACTGGGAGCCGCGGAGGGAGTTCATCCTGCGGAACATCAACGACTTCCCGCTGCCGCAGCTCGACCGGCTGCTCGCCCTGTCCATGGTGTGGGCCAACAACGTCTTCCTCGGCTGTCG GTACAGCACCGAGCTCCTGGGGAGAGTGAAGGAAATGGCAGAAGGCATCGAGGTCGTGGACGCACCGGTTTTCAAGACAAGAGATGAGATTATGAAGAAGCAACAG GGTCGATGA